A genomic stretch from Setaria italica strain Yugu1 chromosome VII, Setaria_italica_v2.0, whole genome shotgun sequence includes:
- the LOC111257842 gene encoding uncharacterized protein LOC111257842 yields the protein MVEFMLAKEDVHPDVVKELGVAGQAFLVLEEQAREGYMRADALVNCIQGIKLVRRTFFKDGNISEYPDPMVPLSADIVDKMEFFVGLVDLFRHVLQDRVCECQPQVRRLRRNLRLEIKKSTEFVESLLILVQEPL from the exons ATGGTTGAGTTCATGTTGGCCAAGGAGGATGTCCATCCGGACGTAGTCAAG GAACTGGGCGTAGCCGGGCAAGCTTTCCTTGTTTTGGAGGAGCAGGCCAGGGAGGGGTACATGAGGGCGGATGCCCTGGTCAACTGCATTCAGGGTATCAAGCTCGTCCGCAGGACCTTCTTCAAGGATGGCAATATCTCGGAGTACCCTGACCCAATGGTGCCGCTCTCGGCCGACATCGTGGACAAGATGGAGTTCTTCGTGGGCCTGGTTGACCTCTTTCGTCATGTACTTCAAGATCGTGTATGCGAATGCCAACCTCAAGTACGGCGGCTTCGGCGCAATCTGAGGCTGGAGATCAAGAAGAGCACAGAGTTCGTGGAGTCACTACTAATTCTAGTTCAAGAACCGTTGTGA